Proteins encoded together in one Streptomyces sp. B1I3 window:
- a CDS encoding alpha/beta fold hydrolase codes for MRDAVVTPGGDRIRWVELPGQGPARVYVHGLGSTSPAYFAQAAAHPLLTGRRSLLVDLLGHGISDRPTDFDYRLEAHADALATALTHAGVTGAELVAHSMGGSVAVVLAARHPRLVSRLVLVDANLDPSTPVPGAPGSGGIAALSEADFLAGDWRQIRDLAGPHWWSTMRLTGLEALHRSAVHLTRGTTPTMRELLLELQIPRTYLFPQADGAPADHGSLTEAGVRVVPVPDCGHNIMLDNPEAFARETAAALSASGPRG; via the coding sequence GTGCGCGACGCCGTTGTGACCCCCGGAGGGGACCGGATCCGCTGGGTGGAGCTGCCCGGGCAGGGACCGGCCCGGGTCTATGTACACGGCCTCGGCTCAACTTCCCCCGCCTACTTCGCACAGGCCGCCGCCCATCCGCTGCTCACGGGCCGCAGGTCCCTGCTCGTCGACCTGCTGGGGCACGGCATCAGCGACCGCCCGACGGACTTCGACTACCGCCTCGAAGCACACGCCGATGCACTGGCCACCGCTCTGACGCACGCGGGCGTCACCGGCGCGGAGTTGGTGGCGCACAGCATGGGCGGGTCCGTGGCCGTCGTCCTGGCCGCTCGTCACCCACGCCTGGTGTCACGCCTGGTGCTGGTGGACGCGAATCTCGATCCTTCGACGCCGGTACCCGGCGCCCCGGGGAGCGGCGGGATCGCCGCCCTCTCCGAGGCCGACTTCCTGGCGGGCGACTGGCGGCAGATCCGTGACCTGGCGGGGCCCCACTGGTGGTCCACGATGCGCCTGACCGGCCTGGAGGCTCTCCACCGCAGCGCCGTGCACCTCACCCGCGGGACCACTCCGACCATGCGTGAGCTGCTGCTGGAGCTTCAGATCCCGCGAACGTACCTGTTCCCGCAGGCCGACGGCGCGCCCGCCGACCACGGTTCGCTCACCGAAGCCGGTGTGCGCGTGGTCCCGGTCCCGGACTGCGGGCACAACATCATGCTGGACAACCCGGAAGCGTTCGCGCGCGAGACGGCCGCCGCGCTCTCGGCCTCCGGGCCGCGCGGCTGA
- a CDS encoding DUF397 domain-containing protein yields the protein MIHKPSAKGATELEWLRSSYSSSGDGNDCVEVATALGAVHVRDSKDLPGPRLGFTTTAWEAFVTYASES from the coding sequence ATGATTCACAAGCCCTCTGCCAAGGGAGCCACCGAGCTCGAGTGGCTCAGGAGCAGCTACAGCAGCAGCGGTGACGGCAATGACTGCGTCGAAGTGGCGACCGCGCTCGGAGCGGTGCATGTGCGGGACTCCAAGGATCTGCCCGGACCGCGCCTCGGGTTCACCACGACCGCCTGGGAAGCCTTCGTGACGTACGCCTCCGAGAGCTGA
- a CDS encoding sugar ABC transporter permease codes for MTTATATTPRHGTRKPRLRGDRSPAASVALHLTLIIASVIAVFPVLWVLLTSLKPAKFATTTDFFKETTFENYTNLIRDTEFLSWFGNSVIVAGLSTVIGVFVSATTGYAVSRFRFPGKRGLMWTLLITQMFPVAVLIVPIYNIMSSIGLLNQPAGLVITYLTISVPFCAWMMKGFFDTIPQEIDESGQVDGLTPFGTFWRLILPLAKPGLAVTAFYSFITAWGEVAYASAFMVGDENLTLAGGLQKFVNQYGAQWGPMTAASVLIAIPAALVFLFAQKHLVTGMSAGAVKG; via the coding sequence GTGACCACCGCAACGGCAACCACCCCCCGCCACGGCACACGCAAGCCCCGGCTGCGCGGCGACCGTTCCCCGGCCGCCTCCGTGGCCCTGCACCTCACCCTGATCATCGCCTCGGTGATCGCGGTCTTCCCGGTGCTGTGGGTCCTGCTGACCTCGCTGAAGCCTGCCAAGTTCGCCACGACGACGGACTTCTTCAAAGAGACGACGTTCGAGAACTACACGAACCTGATCAGGGACACCGAGTTCCTGAGCTGGTTCGGCAATTCCGTGATCGTCGCGGGACTCTCCACCGTCATCGGCGTCTTCGTCTCCGCCACCACCGGCTACGCCGTCAGCCGCTTCCGCTTCCCCGGCAAGCGCGGGCTGATGTGGACGCTGCTGATCACCCAGATGTTCCCGGTCGCCGTCCTCATCGTGCCGATCTACAACATCATGTCGAGCATCGGCCTGCTCAACCAGCCGGCCGGCCTCGTCATCACCTACCTCACCATCTCCGTGCCGTTCTGCGCCTGGATGATGAAGGGCTTCTTCGACACGATCCCGCAGGAGATCGACGAGTCGGGACAGGTCGACGGGCTCACCCCCTTCGGCACGTTCTGGCGGCTCATCCTGCCGCTCGCCAAGCCCGGTCTCGCCGTCACCGCCTTCTACTCCTTCATCACCGCATGGGGCGAGGTGGCGTACGCCTCCGCCTTCATGGTCGGTGACGAGAACCTCACGCTCGCCGGCGGACTGCAGAAGTTCGTCAACCAGTACGGAGCCCAGTGGGGCCCGATGACCGCGGCGTCCGTGCTGATCGCGATCCCGGCCGCCCTGGTCTTCCTCTTCGCGCAGAAGCACCTGGTCACCGGCATGTCCGCCGGAGCCGTGAAGGGCTGA
- a CDS encoding LacI family DNA-binding transcriptional regulator, which yields MVDGVTVPAPRTGPALRLSDIAGQAAVSEATVSRVLNGKPGVADTTRQRVLAALDILGYERPVRLRQRSAGLIGLVTPELTNPIFPAFAQSVEQVLAGHGYTPVLCTQLPGGATEDELVEQLVERGVGGIVFLSGLHADTSADPARYAALSDRGVPFVLINGYNERISAPFVSPDDTAAVRMAVGHLAELGHRRIGLAIGPQRYVPSRRKREGFVEAAVSVLGMSREEAELMVCSTLFGVEGGQVAAGALLDRGCTGIVCGSDLMALGVVRTARGRGLDVPRDVSVVGFDDSQLIAFTDPPLTTVRQPVQAMASAAVGALLEEIGGSPVQRTEYVFQPELVVRGSTAAARGA from the coding sequence GTGGTGGACGGTGTGACCGTCCCCGCCCCCAGGACCGGGCCGGCGCTGCGGCTCTCCGACATCGCCGGTCAGGCCGCGGTCAGCGAGGCCACCGTCAGCCGGGTGCTGAACGGGAAGCCGGGCGTCGCGGACACCACGCGTCAGCGGGTGCTCGCGGCGCTCGACATCCTCGGCTACGAGCGTCCCGTACGGCTGCGGCAGCGCAGCGCCGGGCTGATCGGGCTGGTGACGCCGGAGCTCACCAACCCGATCTTCCCGGCGTTCGCGCAGTCGGTGGAGCAGGTGCTCGCCGGGCACGGCTACACACCCGTGCTCTGCACCCAGCTGCCCGGCGGCGCCACCGAGGACGAGCTCGTCGAACAGCTCGTCGAGCGCGGTGTCGGCGGGATCGTCTTCCTGTCCGGGCTGCACGCCGACACCTCTGCGGACCCGGCACGCTACGCCGCGCTCAGCGACCGTGGGGTCCCCTTCGTCCTGATCAACGGGTACAACGAGCGCATCAGCGCCCCGTTCGTCTCACCGGACGACACGGCAGCCGTCCGTATGGCCGTCGGGCACCTCGCCGAGCTCGGCCACCGGCGGATCGGCCTGGCGATCGGGCCGCAGCGCTACGTGCCCTCCCGGCGCAAGCGCGAGGGGTTCGTCGAGGCGGCCGTGTCCGTCCTCGGCATGTCCCGCGAGGAGGCCGAACTCATGGTGTGCTCCACGCTGTTCGGCGTGGAGGGCGGCCAGGTCGCGGCGGGCGCCCTGCTCGACCGTGGCTGCACAGGCATCGTCTGCGGCAGCGACCTGATGGCGCTCGGCGTCGTCCGGACGGCCCGGGGGAGGGGGCTGGACGTGCCCCGGGACGTCTCCGTGGTGGGCTTCGACGACTCCCAGCTCATCGCCTTCACCGACCCGCCGCTGACCACGGTGCGCCAGCCGGTGCAGGCGATGGCCTCGGCGGCCGTGGGGGCGCTGCTGGAGGAGATCGGCGGAAGCCCGGTGCAGCGTACGGAGTACGTGTTCCAGCCGGAGCTGGTGGTACGCGGGTCCACGGCGGCGGCGCGCGGCGCCTGA
- a CDS encoding ATP-binding protein: MTQETTRTEHSTPTRRFTVLLSPTRRGARLARLLATAHLGDWGLPTEAAAHIVGELATNAVVHGRVPGRDFRVHLSVHHDALLRIEVTDTRGERLPPVPGAAPAADAETGRGLLIVGALADRWGVDVGPVPRKTVWAEIDLVR; this comes from the coding sequence GTGACCCAAGAAACCACCCGAACCGAACATTCCACTCCCACTCGGCGGTTCACCGTGCTGCTCTCTCCCACCCGCCGGGGTGCCAGGCTCGCCCGTCTGCTCGCCACGGCGCATCTGGGCGACTGGGGCCTGCCCACGGAGGCGGCCGCGCACATCGTGGGCGAACTGGCCACGAACGCCGTCGTTCACGGCCGCGTACCGGGCCGCGACTTCCGTGTGCACCTCTCGGTCCACCACGACGCGCTCCTCCGCATCGAGGTCACCGACACCCGGGGTGAGCGGCTGCCTCCCGTGCCCGGCGCCGCCCCGGCCGCCGACGCGGAAACGGGGCGGGGCCTGCTGATCGTCGGGGCACTCGCGGACCGCTGGGGCGTCGACGTCGGGCCGGTGCCGCGCAAGACGGTCTGGGCCGAGATCGACCTCGTACGGTGA
- a CDS encoding glycoside hydrolase family 13 protein, with translation MTQHLAAPSTGTSDDAPGHRTGWWQDAVIYQVYPRSFADGNGDGMGDLAGITARLPYLRDLGVDAVWLSPFYASPQADAGYDVADYRAIDPMFGTLLDADELIREAHDLGLRIIVDLVPNHSSDQHEWFKRALAEGPGSPLRERYHFRPGKGADGGLPPNDWESIFGGPAWTRTTDPDGTPGEWYLHLFAPEQPDFNWEHPAVADEFRSILRFWLDMGVDGFRVDVAHGLVKAEGLPDLGAHDQLKLLGNDVMPFFDQDGVHEIYRSWRIILDEYPGERIAVAEAWTPTVERTANYVRPDEMHQAFNFQYLSTAWNADELRTVIDTSLAAMRPVGAPATWVLSNHDVTRHATRFANPPGLGTQIRTAGDRELGLRRARAATLLMLALPGSAYVYQGEELGLPDVTDLPDEARQDPSFFRAEGQDGFRDGCRVPIPWTRGGSSYGFGDGGSWLPQPAGWGELSVEAQTGREGSTLELYRAAIALRREHPGLGAGTDVEWLAAPEGVLALGRPGFVCTVNTTGAPVRMAVPGTLLLAGAPVTVEGDTFELPADTTVWWTV, from the coding sequence ATGACCCAGCACCTCGCTGCCCCCTCCACCGGCACGTCCGACGACGCCCCGGGACACCGCACCGGCTGGTGGCAGGACGCGGTGATCTACCAGGTCTATCCGCGCAGCTTCGCCGACGGCAACGGCGACGGCATGGGCGATCTCGCGGGCATCACCGCGCGGCTCCCCTACCTCAGGGACCTCGGTGTCGACGCCGTCTGGCTCAGCCCCTTCTACGCCTCGCCCCAGGCCGACGCCGGTTACGACGTCGCCGACTACCGGGCCATCGACCCCATGTTCGGCACGCTGCTCGACGCCGACGAGCTGATCCGCGAGGCCCACGACCTGGGCCTGCGCATCATCGTCGACCTGGTGCCCAACCACTCATCCGACCAGCACGAGTGGTTCAAGCGCGCCCTCGCCGAAGGCCCGGGAAGCCCCCTGCGCGAGCGTTACCACTTCCGCCCCGGCAAGGGCGCCGACGGCGGACTCCCGCCCAACGACTGGGAGTCCATCTTCGGCGGGCCCGCCTGGACGCGGACCACCGACCCGGACGGCACGCCCGGCGAGTGGTACCTGCACCTCTTCGCGCCGGAGCAGCCCGACTTCAACTGGGAGCACCCGGCCGTCGCCGACGAGTTCCGCTCGATCCTGCGCTTCTGGCTCGACATGGGCGTCGACGGCTTCCGCGTCGACGTCGCCCACGGCCTCGTCAAGGCCGAGGGACTGCCCGACCTGGGCGCGCACGACCAGCTGAAACTGCTGGGCAACGATGTCATGCCGTTCTTCGACCAGGACGGTGTGCACGAGATCTACCGCAGTTGGCGCATCATCCTCGACGAGTACCCCGGCGAGCGCATCGCCGTCGCCGAGGCGTGGACCCCCACCGTCGAGCGCACCGCCAACTACGTGCGTCCCGACGAGATGCACCAGGCCTTCAACTTCCAGTACCTCTCCACCGCGTGGAACGCCGACGAGCTCCGTACGGTCATCGACACCTCGCTCGCCGCGATGCGTCCGGTGGGCGCCCCCGCCACCTGGGTGCTCTCCAACCACGACGTCACCCGGCACGCCACCCGGTTCGCCAACCCGCCGGGTCTGGGAACCCAGATCCGTACCGCGGGCGACCGCGAGCTCGGGCTGCGAAGGGCCCGCGCGGCGACCCTGCTGATGCTGGCACTGCCGGGCTCCGCCTACGTGTACCAGGGCGAGGAGCTCGGCCTGCCGGACGTCACCGACCTGCCCGACGAGGCCCGACAGGACCCGTCGTTCTTCCGCGCCGAGGGCCAGGACGGCTTCCGCGACGGTTGCCGGGTGCCGATCCCGTGGACCCGCGGAGGCAGCTCGTACGGCTTCGGTGACGGCGGCAGCTGGCTGCCGCAGCCCGCCGGCTGGGGCGAGCTCTCCGTCGAGGCGCAGACCGGCCGGGAGGGCTCCACCCTGGAGCTGTACCGCGCCGCGATCGCCCTGCGCCGCGAGCACCCGGGGCTCGGCGCCGGTACGGACGTGGAGTGGCTGGCCGCCCCCGAGGGCGTGCTCGCCCTCGGCCGTCCGGGCTTCGTCTGCACCGTCAACACGACCGGCGCTCCGGTCCGGATGGCCGTCCCCGGCACCCTGCTGCTCGCCGGGGCCCCGGTGACCGTCGAAGGCGACACGTTCGAACTGCCCGCCGACACCACGGTGTGGTGGACGGTGTGA
- a CDS encoding carbohydrate-binding module family 20 domain-containing protein, which produces MARRPLSASLALVTGAAVLVIPTGLGGAGTAQAAPPGEKDVTAVMFEWKFASVAKACTESLGPAGYGFVQVSPPQEHIQGSQWWTSYQPVSYRIAGRLGDRTAFANMVSTCHAAGVKVIADSVINHMSAGSGTGTGGSSYTKYDYPGTYSAGDMNDCQSQITNYGDRANVQNCELVGLADLDTGEEYVRGRIAGYLNDLLSLGVDGFRIDGAKHIPATDLANIKSRLSNPGVYWKHEAIYGAGEAVSPSEYLGSGDVQEFRYGRSLKQVFKNENLAGLKNFGEGWGFMESGRSAVFVDNHDTERGGDTLNYKDGADYTLASVFMLAYPYGSPDVHSGYEWSDKDAGPPNGGQVNACYSDGWKCQHAWTEIASMVGFRNATRGQAVSNWWDNGGDQIAFGRGTKGYVAINHEGSPLTRTFQSSLPAGDYCDVQSGKGVTVNGSGQFTATLGANTALALHAGARTCAGGGGTTPDPNPGTGQSGASFGVNATTVPGQNIYVTGDQAALGNWHPGSALKLDPATYPVWKLDVGLPAGTTFAYKYVRKDASGNVTWESGANRTATVPASGKATLTSDVWRG; this is translated from the coding sequence ATGGCACGCAGACCACTGTCTGCCTCGCTCGCCCTGGTCACCGGCGCCGCCGTCCTGGTCATCCCCACCGGACTCGGCGGCGCCGGCACGGCCCAGGCCGCGCCGCCCGGTGAGAAGGACGTCACCGCGGTGATGTTCGAGTGGAAATTCGCCTCCGTCGCCAAGGCCTGTACCGAAAGCCTCGGCCCGGCCGGTTACGGCTTCGTCCAGGTCTCACCGCCCCAGGAGCACATCCAGGGCAGCCAGTGGTGGACCTCGTACCAGCCCGTCAGCTACAGGATCGCCGGCCGGCTCGGTGACCGTACGGCCTTCGCGAACATGGTCAGCACGTGCCATGCCGCGGGCGTCAAGGTCATCGCCGACTCGGTGATCAACCACATGTCGGCCGGTTCGGGCACCGGCACGGGCGGCTCCTCGTACACCAAGTACGACTACCCGGGCACCTACTCCGCCGGCGACATGAACGACTGCCAGTCGCAGATCACCAACTACGGCGACCGGGCCAACGTCCAGAACTGCGAGCTGGTCGGCCTCGCCGACCTGGACACCGGCGAGGAGTACGTACGCGGCAGGATCGCCGGCTATCTCAACGACCTGCTCTCCCTGGGCGTCGACGGCTTCCGCATCGACGGCGCCAAGCACATACCGGCCACCGACCTCGCGAACATCAAGTCCCGGCTCAGCAACCCGGGCGTCTACTGGAAGCACGAGGCGATCTACGGTGCGGGCGAAGCCGTCTCGCCCTCCGAATACCTCGGCAGCGGTGACGTCCAGGAGTTCCGTTACGGCCGCAGCCTCAAGCAGGTCTTCAAGAACGAGAACCTCGCCGGCCTGAAGAACTTCGGCGAGGGCTGGGGCTTCATGGAGTCGGGCAGATCGGCGGTCTTCGTCGACAACCACGACACCGAGCGCGGCGGAGACACCCTGAACTACAAGGACGGCGCCGACTACACCCTGGCGAGCGTCTTCATGCTGGCCTACCCGTACGGCTCCCCGGACGTCCACTCCGGCTACGAGTGGTCCGACAAGGACGCGGGCCCGCCCAACGGCGGTCAGGTCAACGCCTGCTACAGCGACGGCTGGAAGTGCCAGCACGCCTGGACCGAGATCGCCTCCATGGTCGGCTTCCGCAACGCCACCCGCGGCCAGGCCGTCTCGAACTGGTGGGACAACGGCGGCGACCAGATCGCCTTCGGCCGGGGCACCAAGGGCTATGTCGCGATCAACCACGAAGGGTCCCCGCTGACCCGCACGTTCCAGAGCTCCCTGCCCGCCGGTGACTACTGCGACGTCCAGTCCGGCAAGGGCGTCACCGTCAACGGCTCGGGGCAGTTCACCGCCACCCTCGGCGCGAACACGGCCCTCGCCCTGCACGCCGGGGCCCGCACCTGCGCCGGAGGCGGTGGCACGACCCCGGACCCGAACCCCGGGACGGGGCAGTCCGGCGCCTCCTTCGGCGTCAACGCCACCACCGTCCCCGGCCAGAACATCTACGTCACCGGCGACCAGGCCGCGCTCGGCAACTGGCACCCCGGCAGCGCCCTGAAGCTCGACCCGGCGACGTACCCCGTCTGGAAGCTCGACGTCGGCCTGCCCGCCGGGACGACGTTCGCCTACAAGTACGTCCGCAAGGACGCGAGCGGCAACGTCACCTGGGAGAGCGGCGCCAACCGCACCGCCACCGTGCCGGCCTCCGGCAAGGCCACGCTGACCTCCGACGTCTGGCGCGGCTGA
- a CDS encoding helix-turn-helix transcriptional regulator, producing the protein MSVDEAGTDRGDHGADDHGWDVDPDDESGVAMVATVGRQIKAWREAAGMRAGEFGAAIGYGEDLVYKVEGGRRIPRPEFLDRADEVLGAGGKLAILKRELEEARYPKKVRDLAKLEAKAVELEAYHHHNINGLLQTEEHMRALFASWLPAYTQDEMDRVVAARSARRSMLDRVPLPSLSFVQEEVTLRRPVGGTMVLRRQLEHLLEVGRLPNVALQVMPTCREEHPGTGGLIEVLRFADGSAVGRSEGAFNGRPVSDPKQLRILGLRYGMIRAQALTPRESLAFIEQLLGET; encoded by the coding sequence ATGAGCGTGGACGAGGCTGGTACGGATCGCGGGGACCACGGAGCGGACGATCACGGCTGGGACGTCGATCCGGACGACGAGTCGGGGGTCGCGATGGTCGCCACGGTGGGCCGGCAGATCAAGGCCTGGCGGGAAGCGGCAGGCATGCGTGCCGGTGAGTTCGGGGCCGCGATCGGTTACGGCGAGGACCTGGTCTACAAGGTGGAGGGCGGCAGGCGCATCCCCCGGCCGGAGTTCCTGGACAGGGCGGACGAGGTGCTGGGGGCGGGCGGGAAACTCGCGATCCTGAAGCGGGAGTTGGAGGAGGCGCGTTACCCGAAGAAGGTGCGGGACCTCGCGAAGCTGGAAGCCAAAGCCGTCGAACTGGAGGCGTATCACCACCACAACATCAACGGCCTGTTGCAGACCGAGGAGCACATGAGGGCGCTGTTCGCCTCGTGGCTACCGGCCTACACGCAGGACGAGATGGACCGGGTGGTGGCTGCTCGCTCGGCCCGACGATCCATGCTCGACCGGGTCCCACTCCCGTCACTGAGTTTTGTCCAGGAAGAGGTGACACTCCGCCGCCCGGTCGGAGGCACAATGGTTCTGCGCCGCCAACTCGAACATCTGCTGGAGGTAGGGCGGTTGCCGAACGTGGCACTCCAGGTGATGCCGACGTGTCGCGAGGAGCATCCCGGGACGGGTGGGCTGATCGAGGTTCTGAGGTTTGCCGACGGCAGTGCGGTGGGGCGATCCGAAGGCGCGTTCAACGGCCGTCCGGTCTCCGACCCGAAGCAACTGAGGATCCTCGGACTGCGCTATGGCATGATCCGGGCGCAGGCTCTTACGCCACGTGAGTCGCTGGCCTTCATTGAGCAACTGCTTGGAGAAACATGA
- a CDS encoding carbohydrate ABC transporter permease, with protein sequence MAVHTSQSVAKAAGDDVARGRSRGTGNPPPPSRLRRAMSVHWYAWVMVAPVVIVIGVIIGYPLVRGVYLSLTNANERNVARSIGVNELPATYEFVGVDNYVDALTGTQFLGTLGWTLVWTVSCVGITFCLGMGLANILNRRIAGRSAYRMALILPWAIPGFVSVFAWRFLYNEDRGLLNKVLGGAGIDGIPWLNDPTWAKFSVIAVNVWLGVPFMMVALLGGLQSIPSEQYEAAEMDGATAWQRFRHITLPGLRPVSTTVILLSTIWTFNMFPVIFLLTRGGPGEATQILVTQAYKFSFEISPRDFAQSSTWGVLILVLLMLFAMVYRRVLRTQGDNW encoded by the coding sequence ATGGCTGTCCACACCAGCCAGTCGGTGGCGAAGGCCGCGGGCGACGACGTCGCCCGCGGCCGGAGCCGCGGTACTGGTAACCCCCCGCCCCCGAGCAGGCTCCGGCGGGCCATGTCGGTCCACTGGTACGCCTGGGTCATGGTCGCCCCGGTCGTGATCGTGATCGGCGTGATCATCGGCTATCCGCTGGTCCGCGGCGTCTACCTGTCGCTGACCAACGCCAATGAGCGCAACGTCGCACGGTCCATCGGTGTCAACGAACTGCCCGCCACCTACGAGTTCGTGGGCGTCGACAACTACGTCGACGCGCTGACGGGTACCCAGTTCCTCGGCACGCTCGGCTGGACCCTGGTGTGGACGGTCTCCTGCGTGGGCATCACGTTCTGCCTGGGCATGGGCCTCGCCAACATCCTCAACCGCCGTATCGCCGGACGCTCCGCCTACCGCATGGCCCTGATCCTGCCCTGGGCCATCCCCGGTTTCGTCTCGGTCTTCGCCTGGCGCTTCCTCTACAACGAGGACCGCGGACTGCTCAACAAGGTCCTCGGTGGCGCCGGCATCGACGGCATACCGTGGCTGAACGACCCGACGTGGGCCAAGTTCTCGGTCATCGCCGTCAACGTCTGGCTCGGCGTGCCGTTCATGATGGTCGCCCTGCTCGGCGGGCTGCAGTCGATCCCCTCGGAGCAGTACGAGGCCGCCGAGATGGACGGCGCCACCGCCTGGCAGCGCTTCCGCCACATCACGCTTCCCGGACTGCGCCCGGTGTCCACCACGGTGATCCTGCTCTCCACCATCTGGACCTTCAACATGTTCCCGGTGATCTTCCTGCTGACCCGCGGCGGACCCGGCGAGGCCACCCAGATCCTGGTCACCCAGGCGTACAAATTCTCCTTCGAGATCAGCCCGCGCGACTTCGCGCAGTCCTCCACCTGGGGCGTGCTGATCCTCGTACTCCTGATGCTCTTCGCCATGGTGTACCGGCGAGTGCTCCGCACGCAGGGAGACAACTGGTGA